From the Meriones unguiculatus strain TT.TT164.6M chromosome 12, Bangor_MerUng_6.1, whole genome shotgun sequence genome, one window contains:
- the Btf3l4 gene encoding transcription factor BTF3 homolog 4 yields MNQEKLAKLQAQVRIGGKGTARRKKKVVHRTATADDKKLQSSLKKLAVNNIAGIEEVNMIKDDGTVIHFNNPKVQASLSANTFAITGHAEAKPITEMLPGILSQLGADSLTSLRKLAEQFPRQVLDSKAPKPEDIDEEDDDVPDLVENFDEASKNEAN; encoded by the exons ATGAATCAAGAAAAGTTAGCCAAACTTCAAGCTCAGGTCCGGATAGGGGGCAAG GGCACAGCTCGCAGGAAGAAGAAGGTGGTACACAGGACAGCTACTGCTGATGACAAAAAGCTTCAGAGTTCTCTGAAGAAACTGGCTGTGAACAATATAGCTGGTATTGAAGAG GTGAACATGATTAAAGACGACGGAACAGTTATTCATTTCAACAATCCCAAAGTCCAAGCTTCCCTCTCCGCTAACACCTTTGCAATTACTGGTCATGCCGAAGCCAAACCAATCACAGAAATGCTTCCCGGAATATTAAGTCAGCTTGGTGCTGACAGCTTAACGAGCCTTAGAAAGTTAGCGGAACAGTTCCCGAGACAAG TATTGGACAGTAAAGCACCCAAACCAGAAGACATTGACGAAGAGGATGATGACGTTCCAG ATCTTGTAGAAAATTTTGATGAGGCATCGAAAAATGAAGCTAACTAA